Proteins encoded in a region of the Cygnus olor isolate bCygOlo1 chromosome 4, bCygOlo1.pri.v2, whole genome shotgun sequence genome:
- the GNPDA2 gene encoding glucosamine-6-phosphate isomerase 2: protein MRLVILEDYDQASEWAAKYICNRIIQFKPSQGRYFTLGLPTGSTPLGCYKKLIEYHKNGDLSFKYVKTFNMDEYVGLPRNHPESYHSYMWNNFFKHIDIDPNNAHILDGNAPDLQAECDAFEKKIEEAGGIDLFVGGIGPDGHIAFNEPGSSLSSRTRLKTLAMDTILANAKYFDGDLSKVPTMALTVGVGTVMDAREVMILITGAHKAFALYKAIEEGVNHMWTVSAFQQHPRTIFVCDEDATLELRVKTVKYFKGLMHVHNKLVDPLYSMKEN from the exons ATGAGGCTAGTCATTCTTGAAGATTACGATCAGGCAAGTGAATGGGCAGCAAAATACATCTGCAATCGTATTATCCAATTCAAGCCCAGTCAAGGAAGGTATTTCACGCTTGGTCTACCAACAG GGAGTACGCCCTTGGGATGCTACAAAAAGCTGATAGAATATCACAAGAATGGAGATCTCTCTTTCAAATATGTAAAGACGTTCAACATGGATGAATATGTAG GGCTTCCCAGAAATCATCCAGAGAGCTATCATTCGTATATGTGGAATAACTTCTTTAAGCATATTGACATAGACCCAAATAATGCTCATATCCTTGACGGGAATGCTCCAGACTTACAGGCAGAATGTGATGcgtttgaaaagaaaattgaagaagCAGGGGGGATCGATCTGTTTGTTGGAG GCATTGGTCCAGATGGCCACATTGCATTCAATGAACCCGGATCAAGTTTGTCTTCAAGAACAAGATTAAAGACTTTAGCAATGGACACCATTTTGGCAAATGCTAAGTACTTTGATGGAGACTTATCTAAAGTACCAACTATGGCGCTAACAGTTGGTGTGGGTACAGTGATGGATGCTAGAGAA GTGATGATTCTTATAACAGGTGCACATAAGGCTTTTGCATTGTACAAAGCGATTGAAGAAGGCGTCAATCACATGTGGACagtttctgctttccagcagcaccCTCGTACTATCTTTGTGTGTGATGAAGATGCTACTTTAGAACTAAGAGTTAAAACTGTGAAGTACTTTAAAG GTTTAATGCATGTGCACAATAAACTTGTGGACCCACTGTACagtatgaaagaaaactga